A segment of the Xenorhabdus bovienii SS-2004 genome:
AGGGACAGATGCTGGCCGGACGTCAACTTGATATCCACAGTGCCTCATTGGAAAACCAACAAAAGGGAATACTGGCAAGGCAATCGCATCTAAATTTGATGCGCTTTGCCCAGTACTGTAAGTAGATATTCACCATCCCAACCAGCCCGTTTACGGCGTGCTTTAATTCCCGCTTTGGTGGGAGCTAAGCGCAGTAAATTCAACGCGATTTTATTGAGTAATGCCATATTGGCGGCTGCATTGCCTTCCCGCATCCGCTGCTGATCTTCATTAAAAGCAATATCCAGACACCAATGGAGTTGCGTTTCTATTTGCCAGTGACTGCGGATCGCTGTCGCTGCCCGTTGAGCCTCTGTCGGACGTAAGGTGCTGATAAAATAACAGCTCTCCCGGCTCACTTCATTTCCTACATAGCGTTCGCGGATCACCCGTATTATGCTGTGTAAACCACACCAGCACGCCTTTTCCGGCAACCAATCAACATGGGTCATTTGTACTGTGCGTCGCTCAATGCGGCCATGTCCGGCATCCACGTCTTCATATTCGCTCAGGCGCTCCGGTTGGGATGAGACATAATCGAAATAATGGCTGACATCATTATACAGGCCGGGATGATTTTCTTTCAGGCTCAGTACGTAATCCGCGCCCGCTTCATGTAATTGATGAGCAATCGCTTTCTGGCATCCCATGGCATCGATAGTCACCAGACTTCCAGACAAAACCAATCGTCGAAGTAACTCAGGAATAGCGGTGATTTCATTGGATTTACTCTCCACTTTCACTTGTCCCAGAACTAAGCGATTGGTACAGGCAAAGGCGCTGACCAGATGGATTGCCGCCTTGCCGTTGGCTTTATCGAGTGACCGGCGCATGGTTTTGCCATCAATAGCGATGATATCCTGATCAACTCCTTGTGCCAGCGTAGATATCCAGGAGGTGAAACAGTCGGCAAAAGCCTGCGCATCAAGTGCAGCAAAGACACGACCAAAGGTATCGTGAGAGGGGATGCCATTAGTGAGATCAAGCAGTTGGGTAAAGAAATCCTG
Coding sequences within it:
- a CDS encoding ISAs1 family transposase, with translation MSSVSPLLPHFASLEDPRVQRTQLHSLENILTIAICAVICGAEGWVEIEEFGESKQDFFTQLLDLTNGIPSHDTFGRVFAALDAQAFADCFTSWISTLAQGVDQDIIAIDGKTMRRSLDKANGKAAIHLVSAFACTNRLVLGQVKVESKSNEITAIPELLRRLVLSGSLVTIDAMGCQKAIAHQLHEAGADYVLSLKENHPGLYNDVSHYFDYVSSQPERLSEYEDVDAGHGRIERRTVQMTHVDWLPEKACWCGLHSIIRVIRERYVGNEVSRESCYFISTLRPTEAQRAATAIRSHWQIETQLHWCLDIAFNEDQQRMREGNAAANMALLNKIALNLLRLAPTKAGIKARRKRAGWDGEYLLTVLGKAHQI